A stretch of the Malus domestica chromosome 08, GDT2T_hap1 genome encodes the following:
- the LOC114826333 gene encoding L-type lectin-domain containing receptor kinase IX.1-like: MVGRATYTLHLWDSSTGSLADFTTHFTFIVDTGNKSDFSDGFAFFLGPVGHPIPVNSAGSLLGLFNSTDESNKQIVAVEFDTFANEAFDPQKWHVGININSINSVDTASWKNVSSNSGKLGHALITYNATSKNLSVFWTYDENPVFVNNSSLSHQIDLREVLLEKVTIGFSASTGVFPERHLIYSWEFSSSLNFTSKQNERKRDKRFLIVAVAVSFFVLMFCVAICWLVIKKKRVYRTDTPSVNTNLEGLSFPKRFAYKELAAATNGFANDVRLGQGGSGQVYKGMLKDLGCAVAVKRIFAESEHDEKIFVNEVKILSRLIHRNLVQFIGWCHEQGECLLVYAYMPNGSLDTHLFGHRAVLQWDFRFKIALGLASALHYLHEDVEQCVLHRDIKSANVFVGRMHASHILC; encoded by the coding sequence ATGGTTGGGCGGGCTACGTACACTCTCCACCTGTGGGACTCTAGTACAGGATCACTGGCAGATTTCACTACTCATTTCACTTTCATTGTCGACACTGGTAACAAGAGCGACTTTAGTGACGGATTTGCCTTTTTCCTTGGTCCTGTTGGCCATCCAATCCCAGTAAACTCCGCCGGCTCTCTACTCGGATTATTCAACAGCACCGatgaaagcaataaacaaaTTGTAGCTGTTGAGTTTGACACTTTCGCAAACGAAGCCTTTGATCCGCAAAAGTGGCATGTCGGGATAAACATAAACAGTATCAACTCCGTAGATACTGCCAGTTGGAAAAATGTTAGCAGCAACAGCGGGAAGCTGGGACATGCATTGATAACTTACAATGCCACTTCCAAAAACCTTAGTGTGTTTTGGACGTATGACGAAAACCCTGTTTTTGTGAACAACTCTTCTCTTTCTCACCAGATTGACTTACGAGAGGTTCTCCTCGAAAAGGTTACAATAGGATTTTCAGCTTCTACCGGAGTGTTCCCAGAACGACATCTCATATATTCTTGGGAATTCAGTTCAAGCTTGAATTTTACTAGCAAACAGAACGAAAGAAAAAGGGACAAGAGATTCTTGATAGTGGCGGTTGCAGTTTCTTTTTTCGTTTTGATGTTTTGTGTGGCCATATGCTGGTTGGTGATCAAGAAGAAGCGCGTATATAGGACCGACACACCCTCGGTGAATACGAATCTTGAGGGACTGTCATTTCCGAAACGATTTGCTTACAAAGAATTAGCTGCAGCCACCAACGGCTTTGCTAACGATGTGAGGCTAGGCCAAGGAGGTTCGGGACAAGTTTACAAAGGAATGTTAAAAGACCTTGGATGCGCAGTTGCGGTGAAGAGGATCTTCGCAGAATCAGAGCATGACGAGAAAATATTCGTCAATGAAGTCAAAATACTAAGCCGATTGATTCACAGGAACCTGGTGCAGTTCATTGGATGGTGTCATGAGCAAGGCGAATGCTTACTTGTTTACGCATACATGCCTAATGGCAGCCTTGACACGCATCTATTCGGCCATAGAGCAGTACTGCAATGGGATTTTCGGTTTAAGATTGCTTTAGGCTTGGCCTCGGCTCTTCATTATCTACACGAAGATGTGGAGCAGTGTGTCCTTCACAGGGATATCAAATCAGCTAATGTGTTTGTTGGAAGAATGCATGCAAGTCATATCTTGTGttaa